The following proteins come from a genomic window of Rutidosis leptorrhynchoides isolate AG116_Rl617_1_P2 chromosome 10, CSIRO_AGI_Rlap_v1, whole genome shotgun sequence:
- the LOC139873552 gene encoding probable WRKY transcription factor 70, with amino-acid sequence MESPTWPEILPSNRIKMIQALTRGEEWTNKLRELLRSGEIDPNSSISIDDVVVQVMRMFENTLSIMGSNCNLINEPPRLPTNDLHSSCYSDVRKSEISDEISPRSITPVKMKRGCYTRRKNSWTSTKVTTELVDDGHAWRKYGQKEIHNKKYQRSYYRCTFKYDQGCQASKQVQTSHDNPPNYSITYFGHHTCNNYHRSPPIILDSQDPIDHTSTIWNFEINGVIDHKNVKKRVEPNYIPTQLNYEHLEEGATLNSVNAYQSWDDLSTQIPLESVSMLPSKFDHAHMVYSGLDQGDMTLVSGASCPINYEMNPVFWNE; translated from the exons ATGGAGTCTCCCACTTGGCCGGAAATTTTACCAAGCAATCGGATAAAAATGATTCAAGCGCTCACTCGAGGCGAAGAATGGACAAATAAACTTCGGGAATTGCTTCGATCAGGAGAAATCGATCCGAACTCATCCATATCGATTGATGATGTGGTGGTTCAAGTCATGAGGATGTTTGAAAATACACTCTCAATTATGGGCTCTAATTGTAATTTAATCAACGAGCCGCCTCGTCTTCCAACGAATGATTTGCATTCTTCGTGTTATTCAGACGTGCGGAAATCAGAAATTTCTGATGAGATCAGTCCAAGGAGTATAACACCAGTTAAAATGAAAAGAGGATGTTATACAAGAAG AAAAAATTCATGGACATCTACAAAAGTGACTACTGAGTTGGTTGATGATGGACATGCTTGGAGAAAATATGGCCAAAAAGAGATTCACAATAAGAAATACCAAAG GAGCTATTATAGATGTACTTTTAAATATGACCAAGGATGCCAAGCCAGCAAACAAGTTCAAACGAGCCATGATAATCCACCCAATTATAGTATAACTTACTTTGGACATCATACTTGCAACAACTATCATAGATCTCCTCCAATCATATTGGATTCACAGGATCCGATCGATCATACATCGACAATATGGAACTTTGAAATAAACGGGGTCATAGATCACAAGAATGTCAAGAAACGAGTTGAACCTAATTACATCCCCACCCAGCTGAATTATGAACATCTTGAAGAAGGTGCTACTTTGAATTCTGTGAATGCTTATCAATCTTGGGATGATCTATCTACACAAATTCCATTAGAATCGGTATCTATGTTGCCATCAAAGTTTGATCATGCCCATATGGTATATTCAGGGCTGGATCAAGGCGACATGACACTAGTCTCTGGTGCTAGTTGCCCAATTAATTATGAGATGAACCCTGTATTTTGGAACGAATGA